In a genomic window of Mycolicibacterium neoaurum VKM Ac-1815D:
- a CDS encoding serine/threonine-protein kinase translates to MQQPLGGRYELRGLLGRGGMAAVHDGWDTRLGRPVAIKLMDPTAGDRRRFESEARAVATLNHPNIVAVHDSGEHNGLPYLVMERLPGRTVADVFAAGPVPAQQVRVLLCELLSGLAAAHAAGILHRDIKPANILVTAAGGIKIADFGIAKSPTSAHTMTGQVVGTLGYLSPQRLAGHPATVADDLYAAAMVAAEGLVGRIPLPHENLAALRPDADAALVAVIQRALAADERVRFASAEQMLAALSARPGTLVLDQPLPDPATVRVVVPRPRSRRRRVLAMAGGVVALLVLLAAFLVDTASRNGTPTPAPAPSATSPAPVSSVSIPPTTTTTTTAAPAPAPAPGPPGGPGRGNGGNGKGDKGPKPKPDR, encoded by the coding sequence ATGCAGCAGCCACTCGGCGGTCGCTACGAATTGCGCGGACTGCTCGGCCGCGGCGGGATGGCCGCGGTGCATGACGGCTGGGACACCCGGCTGGGACGCCCGGTCGCGATCAAGCTGATGGACCCGACGGCGGGCGACCGGAGGCGCTTCGAGTCCGAGGCGCGCGCGGTCGCCACCCTGAACCACCCGAACATCGTTGCCGTGCATGACAGCGGTGAACACAACGGCCTGCCCTACCTGGTGATGGAACGGCTTCCCGGGCGCACGGTGGCCGATGTGTTCGCCGCCGGTCCGGTGCCCGCACAGCAGGTGCGGGTGCTGTTGTGCGAGTTGCTTTCCGGTCTGGCCGCCGCCCATGCCGCCGGGATCCTGCACCGCGATATCAAGCCGGCCAACATCCTGGTCACGGCGGCCGGCGGTATCAAGATCGCCGATTTCGGGATCGCCAAGAGTCCCACCTCCGCGCACACCATGACCGGCCAGGTCGTCGGGACGCTGGGCTATCTGAGTCCGCAACGGTTGGCCGGGCATCCCGCGACGGTCGCCGATGATCTCTACGCCGCCGCGATGGTGGCTGCCGAGGGTCTCGTCGGCCGAATCCCGCTGCCGCACGAGAATCTGGCGGCGTTGCGCCCCGACGCCGACGCGGCGTTGGTGGCGGTGATCCAGCGGGCCCTGGCCGCCGACGAGCGGGTGCGCTTCGCCAGTGCCGAGCAGATGCTCGCGGCGCTCTCGGCGCGGCCGGGCACCCTGGTGCTCGATCAGCCGCTGCCCGACCCCGCGACGGTGCGGGTGGTGGTGCCGCGGCCGCGCAGCCGTCGGCGCCGTGTGCTTGCCATGGCGGGCGGGGTGGTGGCGTTGCTCGTGCTGCTCGCCGCCTTCCTCGTCGATACCGCCTCACGCAACGGGACGCCCACGCCGGCGCCGGCGCCGAGCGCGACCTCGCCGGCTCCGGTCTCCTCGGTGTCGATACCGCCGACGACCACGACCACGACCACGGCAGCGCCTGCGCCCGCACCCGCGCCAGGTCCGCCTGGGGGTCCCGGGCGCGGCAACGGCGGGAACGGAAAGGGTGACAAGGGGCCGAAACCCAAGCCGGACCGCTGA
- a CDS encoding oxygenase MpaB family protein has product MTQDTSETCPVTSDSAGAAGCPVSAGYDDVPLGPDSLTWKYFGQWTGLFQGTWAGSMQNMHPQLGAAVEEHSIFFIERIPRLLRSIYPIGGVVFDGDRAPQTGAEVRDYHIGIKGVDKLGRRYSALNPDVFYWAHATFFKSTLLAAEKFGGGISLADKRQLFDEHVQWYRMYGMSMRPVPKSWEEFEAYWDHMCTEVLERNWAAVTVMDLSTMPKHPSLQWIPDPLWKLNLKVMQRFLTFMTVALYDEPVRELMGYTWTPRQQFLHDRLCEVITFAGKVLPKRSLMHPRKRSAVDRASGRLPADSPLVQTPARNLPPVEYRGNPNFYCPQV; this is encoded by the coding sequence GTGACTCAAGATACGTCCGAGACATGCCCGGTGACCAGCGATTCCGCCGGTGCTGCCGGTTGCCCCGTGAGCGCCGGATACGACGACGTCCCGCTCGGGCCGGACTCACTCACCTGGAAGTACTTCGGACAGTGGACGGGACTGTTCCAGGGCACCTGGGCCGGGTCGATGCAGAACATGCACCCGCAGCTCGGGGCCGCGGTCGAGGAGCATTCGATCTTCTTCATCGAGCGCATCCCGCGCCTGCTGCGGTCGATCTACCCGATCGGCGGCGTGGTCTTCGACGGTGACCGGGCGCCGCAGACCGGTGCCGAGGTCCGCGACTATCACATCGGCATCAAGGGTGTGGACAAGCTGGGGCGGCGCTACAGCGCGCTGAACCCGGACGTCTTCTACTGGGCGCATGCGACGTTCTTCAAGTCGACGCTGCTGGCGGCCGAGAAGTTCGGCGGCGGTATCTCGCTCGCCGACAAGCGTCAACTGTTCGACGAGCACGTGCAGTGGTACCGCATGTACGGCATGAGCATGCGGCCGGTGCCGAAGTCCTGGGAGGAGTTCGAGGCCTACTGGGATCACATGTGCACCGAGGTCCTGGAGCGCAACTGGGCCGCCGTCACCGTGATGGATCTGTCCACGATGCCCAAACATCCCTCCCTGCAATGGATTCCGGACCCGCTATGGAAGCTGAATCTGAAGGTGATGCAGCGCTTCCTGACGTTCATGACCGTGGCCCTCTATGACGAGCCGGTGCGCGAGCTGATGGGTTACACCTGGACACCGCGGCAACAGTTCCTGCACGACCGGCTGTGCGAGGTCATCACGTTCGCGGGCAAGGTGCTGCCCAAGCGCTCGTTGATGCACCCGCGCAAGCGCTCCGCGGTGGATCGGGCCAGCGGCCGGTTGCCCGCCGACTCGCCGCTGGTGCAGACCCCGGCCCGCAATCTCCCGCCCGTGGAGTACCGGGGCAACCCGAACTTCTACTGCCCTCAGGTGTAG
- a CDS encoding TetR/AcrR family transcriptional regulator: MPSGQRRGRWSGVPLQDRQALRRNELISAGIALLGAADGPALTVRAVCRAAGLTERYFYESFTDRDVFVRAVYDEVCQAAMTALLAAQTPRAAVEQFVELMVDDPTRGRVLLLAPEREPVLVASGAEWMPDFIALIQRKLTQIADPAVQEMVATGLVGALTALFTAYLNGRLAAGREQFVDYCSTLLLNRAAAHQ, encoded by the coding sequence GTGCCGTCCGGTCAACGACGCGGTCGATGGTCCGGCGTTCCCCTGCAGGACCGCCAGGCGCTGCGCCGCAACGAGCTGATCAGCGCGGGCATCGCGCTGCTCGGCGCCGCCGACGGACCGGCACTGACGGTCCGCGCGGTCTGCCGGGCGGCCGGCCTGACCGAGCGGTACTTCTACGAAAGCTTCACCGACCGCGACGTTTTCGTACGCGCCGTCTACGACGAGGTGTGCCAGGCGGCCATGACCGCACTGCTGGCGGCACAGACACCGCGCGCCGCAGTGGAACAATTCGTCGAGCTGATGGTCGACGACCCGACTCGCGGCCGGGTACTGCTCCTGGCACCCGAGCGCGAGCCGGTGCTGGTGGCCTCGGGCGCGGAGTGGATGCCCGACTTCATCGCCCTCATCCAGCGCAAGCTCACCCAGATCGCCGATCCGGCAGTGCAGGAAATGGTGGCCACCGGACTGGTCGGCGCGCTCACCGCACTGTTCACCGCCTACCTGAACGGCCGCCTGGCGGCCGGCCGCGAACAGTTCGTCGACTACTGCAGCACGTTGCTCCTCAATCGGGCCGCCGCCCATCAGTAA